In Paraburkholderia sp. PGU19, a single window of DNA contains:
- a CDS encoding DUF3944 domain-containing protein: protein MGIKYRQDENLAFLPFCTEDELKVLARYLTHDKDGTQRITSELLESDEFKRLKGQPDQCRRSWQLIAGELQHFGGDTIVNLVRSGGVLYQEILTDVCGRMKVKFNKKSSAYDIENALLEKLVADSWEKMGTQQRAALLDSVGLDEKLSSAAGLVALQALLQTGRFASFQISAIVAGVIADMFVGNSLAVVAGGGLGRVAGFAAGPFGIAISAALMVPAISGVAYRVTVPAVIQVAYMRRACEKRQEF, encoded by the coding sequence ATGGGCATTAAGTATCGTCAGGACGAGAATCTCGCCTTCCTCCCGTTTTGCACGGAAGATGAACTCAAGGTATTGGCACGCTATCTCACGCACGACAAGGACGGCACGCAGCGCATTACCAGCGAACTGCTGGAAAGCGACGAGTTCAAGCGGTTGAAGGGGCAGCCGGACCAATGCCGCCGGAGTTGGCAGTTGATCGCAGGCGAATTGCAGCATTTCGGCGGCGATACGATCGTGAATCTGGTGCGTAGTGGCGGCGTTCTGTATCAGGAGATCCTGACTGACGTATGCGGACGCATGAAAGTCAAGTTCAACAAGAAGAGTTCCGCATACGACATCGAAAACGCATTGCTTGAAAAGCTGGTTGCGGATTCGTGGGAAAAGATGGGCACGCAACAACGGGCCGCACTGCTCGATAGCGTCGGTCTCGACGAAAAGTTGAGTTCGGCTGCGGGGTTGGTGGCGTTGCAGGCGTTGCTTCAGACGGGACGTTTTGCTTCCTTCCAGATTTCCGCAATCGTTGCGGGCGTAATCGCCGACATGTTTGTAGGTAACTCGCTTGCGGTGGTGGCGGGCGGCGGCCTGGGCCGCGTCGCGGGATTCGCGGCGGGACCCTTCGGCATCGCGATCTCCGCTGCGTTGATGGTGCCCGCCATCAGCGGCGTGGCATACCGCGTCACGGTTCCGGCCGTCATCCAGGTCGCCTATATGCGACGCGCGTGCGAAAAACGACAAGAGTTCTGA
- a CDS encoding OmpA family protein, whose translation MKEKQNEWVSIADLMAGTLAVVMLLLVVAILQNQFAAFRHKEEANKGEAAQRRRVEAMLADIRQSFANQGADGLVSFDMLAGKVTLKDNVFARGSACVTAQARAAFESVEPEISRYLAETGGGQIYVEGYTDSVPVENPVTDFARFCTVYDDNYTLSAARAREARRLLIGHMSEEVARRVVVAGFGDSHPLPGIDPADAKNRRVEVRFAQ comes from the coding sequence ATGAAAGAAAAGCAGAATGAATGGGTATCGATCGCCGACCTGATGGCGGGCACGCTCGCCGTCGTCATGCTGCTCCTTGTCGTTGCCATCCTGCAGAACCAGTTCGCGGCATTCAGGCACAAGGAAGAAGCGAACAAGGGAGAAGCCGCACAGCGTAGGCGGGTCGAGGCGATGCTCGCCGATATCCGCCAGTCGTTCGCGAATCAGGGCGCGGACGGTCTCGTGTCGTTCGACATGCTGGCGGGTAAGGTCACGCTGAAAGATAACGTCTTCGCTCGCGGCAGTGCGTGCGTCACGGCGCAGGCGCGCGCGGCGTTCGAAAGCGTTGAGCCCGAGATTTCCCGATATCTGGCGGAAACGGGCGGGGGACAGATCTACGTCGAAGGCTACACGGACAGCGTGCCGGTGGAAAACCCCGTGACCGACTTTGCGCGCTTCTGCACCGTATACGACGACAACTACACACTGTCCGCGGCGCGAGCACGCGAAGCGCGCCGGCTGCTGATCGGGCACATGTCGGAAGAAGTGGCGCGGAGGGTCGTCGTGGCCGGTTTCGGCGATTCGCATCCACTTCCCGGCATCGATCCCGCCGATGCAAAAAACCGCCGCGTGGAAGTGCGATTCGCACAGTAG
- a CDS encoding DUF445 family protein, which yields MDKETELKRNKDKALALLIVAFVVFLTTAFMQHGFWVDGVKSVAEAAMVGALADWFAVVALFRRVPIPVVSSHTEIIPKNKNRIAENLAEFVKEKFLDARSIVGLITRHDPARNLTMWLQSPGNANRFGDYMVKAINGMLDAADDARIQALLKDALHTVFDKIDVSKSAGVILDTLTKDGRHQELLDEGIAQIVALFEKEETREFIAQQVVDWIKEEYSAFEKILPTVAIGNGAANMIRGGVNRILTNVTEDRDHTLRKEFDQTVQALIVKLKNDRSFLEKGDELKRHLRDGEVVSAYIKDLWTAMRTWIKTDVSNPHSLMHAKIASMGEWLGAELTANAELRESLNAHMIKSAESMVPELAGFLTRHISDTVKNWDTREMSHQIELNIGKDLQYIRINGTIVGGFIGMLLYLGAHLLQMAAMHSA from the coding sequence ATGGACAAAGAAACTGAACTCAAGCGTAACAAGGACAAGGCACTCGCGTTATTGATCGTTGCATTTGTCGTGTTCCTTACGACGGCCTTCATGCAACACGGCTTCTGGGTGGATGGCGTGAAGTCGGTTGCGGAAGCCGCAATGGTCGGCGCGCTCGCCGACTGGTTCGCGGTAGTCGCGCTATTCAGGCGCGTGCCGATTCCCGTCGTTTCATCCCATACGGAAATCATCCCGAAGAACAAAAATCGCATTGCCGAAAATCTCGCCGAGTTCGTCAAGGAGAAATTTCTCGACGCCAGGTCGATTGTCGGGCTCATCACCAGGCACGATCCCGCGCGCAATCTGACGATGTGGCTGCAGTCGCCCGGCAACGCGAACCGCTTCGGCGACTATATGGTCAAGGCGATAAACGGCATGCTGGATGCAGCGGACGACGCACGCATCCAGGCTCTTTTGAAGGACGCGCTGCACACCGTTTTCGACAAGATAGACGTTTCGAAGTCTGCGGGCGTGATCCTCGACACACTGACTAAAGACGGCCGGCATCAGGAATTGCTCGACGAAGGCATTGCACAGATCGTCGCATTGTTCGAAAAAGAGGAAACCCGCGAGTTCATCGCACAGCAGGTCGTGGACTGGATCAAGGAAGAGTATTCGGCATTTGAGAAGATCCTCCCTACCGTTGCAATCGGTAACGGCGCCGCGAACATGATTCGCGGCGGCGTCAACAGGATTCTCACGAATGTGACCGAGGATCGCGATCACACGCTGCGAAAAGAGTTCGATCAGACCGTACAGGCATTGATCGTCAAGTTGAAGAACGATCGCAGCTTCCTCGAAAAGGGCGACGAACTCAAACGCCATTTGCGCGATGGTGAAGTGGTCAGCGCTTACATCAAGGACTTATGGACCGCGATGCGCACGTGGATAAAGACCGATGTGTCGAATCCGCACTCACTGATGCACGCGAAAATCGCCTCGATGGGCGAATGGCTTGGCGCTGAACTGACCGCCAACGCCGAGCTACGCGAATCGCTCAACGCCCATATGATCAAATCGGCGGAATCGATGGTGCCCGAGCTTGCCGGGTTTCTGACGCGACACATCAGCGACACGGTGAAGAACTGGGATACGCGCGAAATGTCGCATCAAATCGAGCTGAACATCGGCAAGGACCTTCAGTACATCCGCATCAACGGAACGATAGTCGGCGGATTCATCGGAATGCTGCTCTACCTCGGCGCGCATCTGCTTCAAATGGCTGCGATGCACTCGGCGTAA
- a CDS encoding methyl-accepting chemotaxis protein → MSLDEILLFLSPDLHSIQAVFAAIMVALTAWTLIALAVYARPAAWERKWKSRADSGHLDSDQGSVHEVADVVASRAEKLAENMPGILLTIGLLGTFLGLGVALNSAAAVLAHPANDSTALGNTMQQLTPMMEGLGTKFKTSTWGIILFLFLKATYALRQDDEKRLQWCIRKVGAALSVEREKRTDEQQHARTQLIESIDALGVRMTDAMRDQAQQQGDDQRKLLAVLTELAGSSARTAESTVSQLDVLRTLGDDTRQTRTAIERFIDANAANIESMRDAGDRMSSGATEVARAATQLGNGVVAFRQGVSDVLGKLESKLTQSIEGMNQNFERNLDTMAQQLTQTTANIGDAVDKLNASVADTMGKIEETMADATANQNDAIAEFTTCSTSIQKTTAEMNQLIDKVTTEISLGLSSVGKAGLKMESVGAACKALAEASIDTMTDSKEVSANLNAAVSMLAPAARALIDHSHDKELLKAANRLVDLRAAADEQSRLQLQQIVDLLDAIKKRSGDALAEDSFQ, encoded by the coding sequence ATGTCGCTTGACGAAATTCTTTTATTCCTGAGCCCGGATCTGCATTCCATCCAGGCCGTGTTCGCCGCAATCATGGTCGCTCTCACGGCATGGACGTTGATCGCGCTTGCTGTTTATGCCAGGCCGGCAGCGTGGGAACGCAAATGGAAAAGCCGTGCCGACAGCGGTCATCTGGATTCCGACCAGGGTTCAGTGCACGAAGTCGCCGATGTCGTCGCATCGCGTGCCGAAAAGCTCGCTGAAAACATGCCCGGCATTTTGTTGACGATCGGTTTGCTCGGCACATTCCTTGGCCTCGGTGTTGCACTGAACAGCGCGGCTGCCGTGCTCGCTCATCCGGCCAACGACAGCACCGCGCTCGGCAATACGATGCAGCAACTCACGCCAATGATGGAAGGGCTCGGTACGAAGTTCAAGACATCGACGTGGGGCATCATCCTCTTCCTGTTCCTGAAAGCAACCTACGCGCTCCGGCAGGATGACGAGAAACGCCTGCAATGGTGTATTCGGAAGGTCGGCGCGGCGCTCTCGGTCGAGCGCGAAAAGCGCACCGACGAACAGCAGCATGCGCGCACTCAACTGATCGAGTCGATCGACGCGCTCGGCGTGCGAATGACGGATGCCATGCGCGATCAGGCGCAGCAGCAGGGCGATGATCAGCGAAAGCTGCTGGCCGTGCTGACCGAACTCGCGGGGTCGTCGGCGCGCACGGCAGAGTCGACGGTTTCGCAGCTTGACGTCTTGCGCACGCTCGGCGACGACACGCGTCAGACGCGCACCGCGATCGAGCGCTTCATCGACGCCAACGCGGCGAACATCGAAAGCATGCGCGACGCAGGTGACAGGATGTCGAGCGGCGCGACGGAGGTGGCGCGAGCTGCCACGCAGCTCGGCAATGGCGTCGTGGCGTTCCGGCAAGGCGTCAGCGACGTGCTCGGCAAGCTCGAATCGAAACTGACGCAAAGCATCGAAGGGATGAACCAGAACTTCGAACGCAACCTCGACACGATGGCGCAGCAACTGACGCAAACCACGGCTAATATCGGCGATGCCGTCGACAAGCTGAATGCGAGCGTTGCGGACACGATGGGCAAGATCGAGGAAACGATGGCGGACGCCACCGCGAACCAGAACGACGCAATTGCCGAATTCACCACTTGCAGCACGAGCATCCAGAAGACGACTGCAGAGATGAACCAGCTGATCGACAAAGTCACCACCGAGATCTCACTCGGATTGTCGAGCGTTGGAAAGGCAGGCCTGAAGATGGAAAGCGTCGGCGCCGCATGCAAGGCGCTCGCGGAAGCCAGCATCGACACGATGACGGACAGCAAGGAAGTGTCGGCGAATCTCAATGCCGCCGTTTCGATGCTTGCGCCCGCAGCGCGCGCGTTGATCGATCACAGTCACGATAAGGAACTGTTGAAGGCTGCCAACCGCCTCGTCGACCTACGCGCGGCAGCCGATGAGCAAAGCCGGCTGCAACTCCAGCAGATCGTCGATCTTCTCGACGCGATCAAGAAGCGGTCGGGCGATGCATTGGCCGAAGACTCGTTCCAGTAA
- a CDS encoding glycosyltransferase, producing MFVQLIFALPLMVMVMNFGVTLMLRFGAKSTFLTKNHALQPRVSVLLPCFNEGEHVFRTIESILASDYPMEKVEVIAVDDCSADDTYEWIERAAIRWTNVRAFRNPVNSGKHQTLSHALSHSSGEILICIDSDCLFDKCAIAELTACFVDETIGAVGGRVGISNARENVLTQCQTVVYYYSFQIMKMLQNWTRNVICISGCLFAVRREHFETIEEQVKHRNWFGVGVRDGEDRYMTHLLLLKGLKTYINIDAQCWTAAPNNFRQLFMQQLRWRRSGLRDLFWTLRTFDTNLKVLHPLTVVNLLIPGALQVLWPAMCIYGLASGWLAEHLLQDMQLYFGVWVVVGMLYNLYVRWHNPEQKVNPLLVGALGMWFIADSFVITLVALCTFDVGEWGTRGSSSKKA from the coding sequence ATGTTTGTTCAATTGATTTTCGCGCTGCCGCTCATGGTGATGGTGATGAATTTCGGCGTCACGCTGATGTTGCGATTCGGCGCGAAGTCGACCTTTCTCACGAAGAACCATGCGTTGCAGCCGCGCGTGAGTGTGCTTCTGCCATGCTTCAATGAAGGCGAGCATGTGTTTCGCACGATCGAAAGTATTCTCGCGAGCGATTATCCGATGGAGAAAGTCGAGGTGATCGCCGTGGACGACTGTTCCGCCGACGATACGTACGAGTGGATCGAGCGCGCCGCGATCCGCTGGACCAACGTGCGTGCATTTCGCAACCCGGTGAACTCGGGCAAGCACCAGACCTTGTCGCATGCGCTATCGCATTCGTCGGGCGAAATACTTATTTGCATCGACTCCGATTGCCTGTTCGACAAATGCGCGATTGCAGAACTGACGGCATGCTTCGTCGACGAGACGATCGGTGCAGTGGGAGGTCGCGTCGGCATCAGCAATGCGCGCGAGAACGTGCTCACCCAATGCCAGACAGTCGTCTACTACTACAGCTTTCAGATCATGAAGATGCTGCAGAACTGGACGCGGAATGTGATCTGTATTTCCGGGTGTCTGTTTGCGGTGCGGCGCGAGCATTTCGAAACGATCGAGGAACAGGTGAAGCATCGCAACTGGTTCGGTGTCGGCGTGCGTGATGGCGAGGATCGCTATATGACGCATCTGCTGTTGCTGAAGGGCCTGAAAACCTACATCAACATCGATGCGCAATGCTGGACGGCAGCACCGAACAATTTCAGACAACTGTTCATGCAGCAGCTTCGCTGGCGGCGCAGCGGTTTGCGCGATCTTTTCTGGACACTGCGCACGTTCGACACGAACCTGAAGGTGCTGCATCCGTTGACGGTGGTGAATCTGCTGATCCCGGGTGCGCTGCAAGTGCTTTGGCCAGCCATGTGCATTTATGGACTGGCGTCGGGTTGGCTCGCCGAGCATCTGTTGCAGGACATGCAACTCTATTTCGGGGTTTGGGTCGTCGTCGGCATGCTCTACAACCTGTATGTGCGCTGGCACAACCCGGAGCAGAAGGTGAACCCGTTGCTCGTCGGCGCGCTGGGGATGTGGTTTATCGCGGACTCATTTGTGATTACGCTGGTCGCGCTGTGTACTTTCGATGTGGGTGAATGGGGAACGCGGGGTAGTTCGTCGAAGAAGGCTTGA
- a CDS encoding ATP-binding protein — translation MNKAEPAGTTTPLTRSSRQEEAGRFQIKDPRFELTRDVVLPESTRLQLDECIAKIDFHRQIYVDWGFSAVDPMGRSTILNFYGPPGTGKTLAAEAFAGSLHMPIVHISIAELESKYMGETAKNLQAAFSAAYEADAVLFFDEADTLLGKRLSSVTQGIDNEVNAMRSTLLIELERFDGIVIFATNFARNYDEAFRSRITHHVRFDLPDEKARAGIWSRMLVERIPLVGERDSLVAAAAARSASLSGREIRTCMRLALPKALLAARASNTSAQLSIQHLDEAIAEVMNARRDVASPVRADETGHAATRKLLGIDS, via the coding sequence TTGAACAAGGCAGAACCGGCAGGCACGACCACACCGCTGACCCGTTCGTCGCGACAGGAAGAAGCGGGCAGATTTCAGATAAAAGATCCCCGCTTTGAACTTACGCGCGATGTCGTGCTTCCTGAAAGCACCCGTCTGCAACTCGACGAGTGCATCGCGAAGATCGACTTCCATCGTCAGATTTATGTCGACTGGGGCTTTTCCGCCGTCGATCCGATGGGGCGCAGCACGATTCTCAATTTCTATGGACCGCCCGGCACGGGCAAGACGCTCGCAGCCGAAGCGTTTGCCGGAAGCCTGCACATGCCGATCGTTCATATCAGCATTGCAGAACTCGAAAGCAAGTACATGGGCGAGACCGCCAAAAACCTGCAGGCCGCGTTCAGCGCCGCCTACGAAGCCGACGCGGTGCTTTTCTTCGACGAAGCCGATACGCTGCTCGGCAAGCGGCTCTCGTCAGTCACGCAAGGCATCGACAACGAAGTCAATGCGATGCGCTCGACATTGCTGATCGAACTCGAACGATTCGACGGCATCGTCATATTCGCAACCAACTTCGCACGCAACTACGACGAGGCGTTCCGCAGCAGGATCACGCACCACGTGCGCTTCGACCTGCCTGACGAAAAGGCGCGCGCCGGCATCTGGTCGCGCATGCTCGTCGAGCGCATTCCGCTGGTGGGCGAGCGCGACTCGCTGGTGGCCGCCGCCGCCGCGCGCTCGGCGAGCCTCTCGGGGCGAGAAATTCGAACCTGCATGCGCCTCGCGCTACCCAAGGCGTTGCTCGCGGCACGCGCGTCGAACACATCGGCGCAATTGAGCATTCAACATCTCGATGAAGCCATCGCGGAGGTCATGAACGCCCGCCGCGATGTCGCCAGTCCCGTCAGGGCCGACGAGACTGGCCATGCGGCCACACGCAAGCTGCTTGGCATCGATTCCTGA
- a CDS encoding nucleotide sugar dehydrogenase, protein MRKINKILVVGLGYVGCPLAFELAKHFCVTGYDINASRIDELIVGHDRTGELAVSDLQSAGLSLTSDAHAAMRDADLIIVTVPTPVTDANVPDLGPVIGATRTIARHLKAGATVIYESTVYPGVTEDICVPLLEQRDDHTGERRLQHGADFWVAYSPERINPGDRIHTLTSTTKIVSGDTPETLELVDSIYSKITTTYRAASIKVAEAAKVIENTQRDVNIALMNELSQIFSRLDIDTHDAIDAAASKWNFHRYVPGFVGGHCISVDPYYLTHRSAQVGYIPSLILAAREVNDKMPGLLAEKTLKAMRHRGLPLDSRITVLGITFKENVPDIRNSKAVGLVREFMSWGIDVQVIDPHADPKEVEREYGIRLTSYERREPARAVVLAVAHSEFVEGGWNMILKHIHPRQGAVVTDVKGVLARGEEPHNVTLVRA, encoded by the coding sequence ATGCGCAAGATCAATAAGATTCTGGTGGTTGGACTAGGTTATGTGGGATGCCCGCTCGCGTTTGAACTCGCGAAGCATTTCTGCGTGACGGGCTACGATATCAACGCGAGCCGTATCGATGAATTGATCGTGGGTCATGACAGGACGGGCGAACTCGCCGTCTCCGATCTGCAATCCGCTGGTTTGTCGCTCACGAGCGACGCACACGCAGCGATGCGCGACGCCGATCTCATCATTGTAACCGTGCCGACGCCCGTCACGGACGCGAACGTGCCCGACCTCGGGCCCGTGATCGGTGCGACGAGAACGATCGCACGCCATCTGAAAGCAGGAGCGACTGTGATCTACGAGAGCACCGTGTATCCGGGCGTGACGGAAGACATTTGCGTACCACTGCTCGAACAACGCGACGACCACACGGGCGAGCGCCGCTTGCAGCACGGCGCGGATTTCTGGGTCGCCTATTCGCCGGAGCGCATCAATCCCGGCGACCGCATTCATACGCTCACGTCGACCACCAAGATCGTGTCCGGCGATACGCCCGAGACGCTCGAACTGGTAGACAGCATCTACTCGAAGATCACGACGACCTACCGCGCGGCGAGCATCAAGGTCGCGGAAGCGGCCAAGGTCATCGAGAACACGCAGCGGGACGTGAACATCGCGCTGATGAACGAGCTGTCGCAGATCTTTTCGCGGCTCGATATCGACACGCACGATGCAATCGATGCTGCCGCGTCGAAGTGGAATTTTCACCGCTATGTGCCGGGCTTTGTTGGCGGGCACTGCATTTCCGTCGATCCGTACTATCTGACGCACCGGTCTGCGCAGGTCGGCTACATCCCCTCGCTGATTCTTGCAGCACGGGAAGTGAACGACAAGATGCCTGGCCTGCTCGCGGAAAAGACGCTCAAGGCGATGCGCCATCGGGGCTTGCCGCTCGATTCGAGAATCACGGTGCTGGGCATTACGTTCAAGGAGAACGTGCCTGACATTCGCAACTCGAAGGCCGTGGGGCTCGTGCGCGAGTTCATGAGCTGGGGTATCGACGTGCAGGTCATCGATCCGCATGCCGACCCGAAGGAGGTCGAGCGGGAATACGGCATCAGGCTCACGAGCTACGAGCGGCGCGAGCCGGCGCGTGCGGTCGTGTTGGCCGTTGCACACAGCGAATTTGTCGAGGGTGGATGGAATATGATCCTCAAGCACATTCATCCGCGCCAGGGTGCGGTCGTGACGGACGTGAAAGGCGTACTGGCGCGCGGTGAAGAGCCGCACAACGTGACGTTGGTGCGGGCGTGA
- a CDS encoding DUF262 domain-containing protein has protein sequence MKQDIDKTVLPVRTLLGLERISIPRYQRPYKWGLKNVSDLFLDIGSHLDKSAYRLGTVVFHRRGDDTTECLDIVDGQQRTLTLLLAVKAIIECRRGVLKRQDLKSTLSELDPLINGFMARQTFASQISEVNLRQNYQELRRLVDRPEFTEDHIDFVLNRCEVVAFVLDDVSEAFQFFDSQNARGRDLAPHDLLKAYHLREFSEREAPLKATAVAHWEHLQSESLEALFATYLFRVRQWAEGKSARFFGKGQVDLFKGVNLDRVGYFPYVESLRIAHHFVDEYNVQYQRKVDGQKMTFPFHLDQMIINGRRFFEMAEHYQRQVSAIIEDEQKGDSEQRVVILGEVLAAQASRIVRTLNTYRRRTRTGDQYVRSMFDCALIFYIDKFGTQSLSTAVEKCFIWAYSCRIRQQVVQLATMDNHVLEINLIRAIRDARLPEDINTLALPTLAASENKNNRGADSDAGDELVKLFREMKYYE, from the coding sequence ATGAAGCAAGATATCGATAAAACAGTTCTGCCGGTGCGCACCCTGCTTGGCCTCGAGCGAATCTCGATCCCCCGTTATCAGCGCCCGTACAAATGGGGTCTAAAGAATGTCAGCGACCTCTTCCTGGATATAGGGAGCCACCTCGACAAGTCTGCATACCGTTTGGGGACGGTGGTTTTTCACCGGCGCGGTGATGACACGACGGAGTGCCTCGATATCGTGGACGGCCAGCAGCGCACGCTGACTCTCCTCTTGGCGGTCAAAGCCATCATCGAGTGCCGACGTGGCGTGCTCAAACGACAGGATTTGAAAAGCACACTGAGCGAACTCGATCCGTTAATCAACGGCTTTATGGCTCGCCAGACCTTCGCGAGCCAGATATCCGAGGTCAATCTCAGGCAGAACTATCAGGAACTGCGGCGTTTGGTCGATCGACCGGAATTCACCGAGGATCATATCGACTTCGTGCTCAATCGCTGCGAGGTGGTGGCCTTTGTGCTCGACGATGTTTCGGAGGCGTTCCAGTTCTTCGACTCGCAAAACGCTCGTGGCCGCGACCTCGCGCCGCATGATCTGCTCAAGGCGTATCACCTGCGCGAGTTCTCGGAGCGCGAGGCGCCGCTCAAGGCGACAGCCGTCGCCCATTGGGAACACTTGCAAAGCGAGAGCCTGGAAGCGCTGTTTGCCACATATCTGTTTCGCGTGCGGCAGTGGGCCGAGGGCAAGTCGGCGCGCTTTTTCGGCAAGGGGCAGGTAGACCTCTTCAAGGGAGTCAACCTTGATCGAGTGGGCTATTTTCCGTATGTGGAATCCCTGCGTATCGCTCACCACTTCGTCGATGAATACAACGTCCAGTATCAGCGAAAAGTCGATGGGCAGAAGATGACGTTTCCGTTTCATCTCGACCAGATGATCATCAACGGACGTCGTTTCTTCGAAATGGCGGAACACTATCAGCGGCAGGTGTCCGCCATCATCGAGGACGAGCAGAAGGGCGATAGCGAGCAGCGTGTAGTGATACTCGGTGAGGTGCTGGCGGCGCAGGCGAGCCGGATCGTCCGCACCCTCAACACCTACAGGCGGCGTACGCGAACCGGTGATCAGTATGTGCGTTCCATGTTCGATTGCGCGCTGATCTTCTATATCGACAAGTTCGGCACGCAAAGCCTGTCGACTGCAGTCGAGAAATGCTTTATCTGGGCATACAGCTGTCGCATCCGCCAGCAGGTGGTACAGCTTGCCACCATGGACAACCACGTGCTCGAGATTAACCTCATTCGCGCCATTCGTGATGCGCGGCTGCCGGAGGATATCAACACACTGGCATTGCCGACGCTTGCAGCTTCGGAGAACAAGAACAATCGCGGCGCCGATAGCGATGCCGGGGATGAGCTGGTCAAACTCTTTAGGGAAATGAAGTACTATGAGTAA
- a CDS encoding glycoside hydrolase family 16 protein, which produces MRTLLCGALVLWWLSTASAVEIEWAGTGWNIRSGAGKPCASNRWNEHGAWVDVDGWLHLKLARIADSQFACVELESIRRFGFGRYVFEIRGPIGEVDPDVVLGMFMYPPADVGPDGTNEIDIEIARWGDANAPQINYTVWTRSRAGKRHTAFDVPADTSQSTFGLNWQRDMVSWLSPLQGSQPVIFQGDIADQPQKLIVNLWLFKRPAPRNGREVEFMIKSLGTL; this is translated from the coding sequence ATGAGGACATTGTTGTGCGGGGCGCTCGTGCTGTGGTGGTTGAGCACAGCGTCGGCGGTGGAAATCGAATGGGCTGGCACTGGGTGGAACATCCGGTCCGGAGCGGGCAAGCCGTGCGCGTCGAACCGCTGGAACGAGCACGGCGCATGGGTCGATGTGGATGGCTGGCTGCATCTGAAGCTCGCTCGCATAGCGGACAGCCAGTTTGCCTGCGTCGAACTGGAGTCGATCAGGCGGTTCGGGTTTGGCCGGTATGTCTTCGAGATTCGCGGGCCGATCGGCGAGGTCGATCCCGATGTCGTGCTCGGCATGTTCATGTATCCGCCTGCCGACGTCGGACCCGATGGCACGAATGAGATCGACATCGAGATCGCGCGCTGGGGCGATGCGAACGCGCCGCAGATCAATTACACGGTGTGGACTCGCAGCCGGGCCGGCAAGCGTCACACGGCGTTTGACGTACCTGCGGACACCTCGCAATCCACCTTTGGGTTGAATTGGCAACGCGACATGGTGAGCTGGTTGTCGCCGTTGCAAGGCAGCCAGCCGGTGATCTTTCAAGGCGACATCGCCGATCAGCCGCAAAAGCTGATAGTCAATCTTTGGCTATTCAAACGGCCTGCGCCGCGCAACGGTCGAGAGGTCGAATTCATGATCAAGTCTTTGGGGACGTTGTGA